The genomic DNA CCGGGATGAGAATCTCGATGGCGAAGAGCTGGTCATGCTCAATGCAGTTGATCCGCTCAATCTGGCCGGAGTTCTGACGACACAAACTCGTGTTCCCGCCCTGGCGAACAATCGCGTGGTCTACTGGCGTGGAGAGGCGGTTGTCGGTATTCAGAAAAAACAGTTCCGCCTGCTTAAAGCTCTTACCACCGAGAATGCTTTAATCCTCGCTAAGCTCCTCGACTTCTCTCCGGGAGAAATCGCCGCGGCTCGCCGAGAATATGTTAAGCAGAATCCTGCCCCCATAGAAACAGTTATAGCGACTGAAAAAGAACCGGCTCTTTTCTAAATTGAACTCTATCTATTCTTCTTTGCTTCTCAACTGGTATAAGCAGTTCAAGGTCAACCTGAAAAATTTTTAAAAGTCTCGAAACCCGAGGTTGACAATTCTGTCAGAAGCAGGCATTGTAATAAGAGTCTGCTGATAAGAATTCCTTTTGTCAGCAAATAAATTATCAATTCACGATTTCGAGCACAGTTAAATCAAGCAACAGACGCGATAGCGAATATTTATTATCGGTTGTTGTTTCTACCCCATTGAGGGTTTGGCTTCTGCCAGTGATTTCAATGGGGACTGGATGGTATACCTGAACCGGGTCTCCTTCCTGAAACATCATGTTCTAACGATGTTTTAAGTTGAAAGAGTTTCTCGCAGATTCAAAGCTGGCTGGCAATTACCGTCGTCTTCCTCCTCATATAACCGAGCCTTTAGCTTCGAGAAGTTCCTTCCCTTTAATTCATCGAATATCCTCTTATTATCCGGGAGTTATTCATGAAACATGGGTGCCAAAAGTCCGTGCGCGGATTTACATTAATAGAACTGCTCGTGGTCATCGCGATCATCGCCATATTGGTCGCTTTACTTTTACCAGCCGTCCAGCAGGCTCGGGAAGCGGCTCGTCGCAGTGCCTGTAAAAATAACCTGAAGCAACTCGGGTTGGCTCTGCATAACTATCACGACACCCACCAGATGTTTCCCATTAACTGGACAGTGAATCACAATCACAATGAAAACACCCAGGAAGGCTTTTCCTGGATGGCTTACATCCTGCCTTTCGTTGAGCAATCCGCTCTCTACGACACAATCAACTTCGATGTCGATCTGGCCAATGCGGCTAATAGTGCTGCTGCTCAGGTGGCAATTTCAACCTATTTATGTCCTTCGGATCCTCTGAATCAGAAAGGCCGTTTAACTAACCGAGCGAATGCACCCAGTAGTGGAACTGCTTATGGAGTTAACAATTACAAGACTGTCTCAGGCAGCAACTGGCAATGGGGAGATCATACTGCTGTTTCATGTGTTTCCTGCAAAAGGAATGCAAATATTATTCAAGGACTCGATTCGCCGAACGGATTTATTGGCCGGCGAACCGGATATTATGCATCGTCTCCCCCAACACTGATGAAAGATGTGACGGATGGAACCAGTAACACTCTTGCAATTGGTGAAGCACTTCCAGGAGCCTGCAGTCATAGTTGGTGGTGGAATTCGAATGCGGTGACAGGGAGTACTGGCGTCCCATTAAATTACTACTATCCGCCAGGAAAGTAGGGTATAGATCTATGGCAATACAATTACAACTTTGCCAGTGAGCATAAAGGGGGCGGTCAGTTTGCACTGGTCGATGGCTCGGTCAAATTTGTTAGCGAAAACATCGATACAAATCTCTATCGTGCGCTGGGGACTATCTCAGGATCGGAGTCGACTGGAGAGTTTTAAATCTCGAATGTGATTCTACTTGTGTAGTGTCATCAATCAGGCGACGTGATTGACAACATAATGATTAATGATAAGGGTGAAGATGAGGTTAAATGGGCACAAGGAAATTTGTTTTCTGATGATATTTCTACTTGGATGCGGCGGGGCTTCCAAACTCGACACAGTACCAGTCACCGGCATGGTGACATACAACGGTGAGCCGATTGCTGATGCCAGCGTTACGTTCTATCCAGAGAAAGGTCGGGCTGCTTCTGGAATGACTGACCAGGATGGCATCTATACTCTCACAACATATGAATCTGGCGATGGTGCGGTCGCAGGTAAGCATAAAGTTTCGATTTCAAAACAGGAGGCTCCTCCGGGAAACAGCACCGAAGAACTCGAAAATATCAAAGCGGAAATCCCTCAGAAATATAATAACGCGGAGACATCAGGACTGACGGCTGACGTGGTCGCTGGTCAGGATGCTCCCATCGATTTCAATTTAGCTGAGTAATCGCGTTCATTCATTTCACTTTTAAGTAAAGGATCGTCTCATGCATGCGAAACAAAAATTCCGAATCCGGGATGGCTTCACGTTGATCGAGCTGCTCGTGGTCATCGCAATCATTGCCATACTGGTGGCTTTACTGCTCCCAGCCGTCCAGCAGGCCCGCGAAGCCGCCCGGCGAAGTTCGTGTAAAAATAATCTCAAGCAGATTGGGCTGGCACTGCATAATTATCATGATGTGTTTTCGACACTCCCCATGGGAAACAGCAGTCGAAATGGCTGGGGTATTTCCTGGATGCCAGCATTGCTCCCATTTGTCGAGCAGTCGGCCCTTTACGATAAGTTTGACTTCAGTCTTCCCAATGTTGGATATTCCACTCAGTGCACGAATTTGGGAACTGATGGCAGAACGCTGATCAACACATTTCTGTGTCCGAGCAGTCCCCTGCCAACTCGCGTGACATCAACCTGTGCAAATTCCATGAGAGCATCCTACGTAGGAATTTCAGGTGCTGCTGATGATGCGATTATTACTCCAGCACAGGCAAAAGTTATTGGAGCCAACCACAATCAATGTTGTGGCCCTGCTGGTTTTTCAGATACAGGAATCAAATCGACAGGTGGAATGCTGGTTGGTCCTGACGGAGGAGGTTCAACAGGTGAAGGGCGTGTTACAGCTGGAGGTCGCTCCCGTCGTTTTGCGGAAGCGGTAGACGGAACTTCCAATGTCATTGTCGTGGCAGAATGTTCCGACTTCGCATTCAATTCAGCGGGATCCCCAATCAGTATTGATGGGAGCCATCCTCATGGCTGGATGATGGGAACATATCATGATGCAAATCGTCGTCGAGAATTCAACTTGACGACTATCCGTTATGCTCCCAATACAAGAACGTACCCTTTACCCGGTGTGGAATCCAATCATGGAGCCAACAATCCTTTGATGTCTGCTCATAAAGGAGGAGTTCAGGTTGTCTTGCTCGATGGGCATGTCGCCTTCATCAGTGAGAATATCGATCTGGTCACCTTAAAGCGGCTGGCATTACGAGATGATCGTCAACCGGTTGGGGAATATTAAGCCAAACTGGTCTTCCAAACTTATTTAAGAGAGTTGGGATTCTGCGCCGCGAATCCCCACTCTTTTTTCACTCACATTCGTTACGGAAAAGTCAAGAGATGTTACAGCGTCAATCGTTCGGTTACTGGTCCATGGGACTGGTTTGTCTCATTTTCGTCGGTTGCTCTGGTGGGGACAGTCGTGAGTACGGTTCCTTAAGTGGAATAGTTACTTTAAATGGCAAGCCCGCTCCAGCAGGAACCATGGTGACGATGATAAATCCAGAGAATGGAGCAGCGACCTCAGCTCAGGTTCGAGCCGATGGTGCGTATAATTTCCCGCGAGCTCAAGTCGGCAAGTATAATGTTGGATTTGTTCCTCAAGGAAAAGAGACTGTTGCCGAAACGGATCCTGACAAGCTCAATGAGATGATTAACGCAGGCACTTATAAGGAGCCTGATGCAGAGACCATCATTCCGGAAAAGTTTAAAACCCCGGAATCAAGTGGGTTAACCGTTTCCGTCAATCTGGGAGACAATTCTCACGATTTTAATCTTTAACTGAAATCGTTTAAGCAATGTATTATCGAATTGAGAATCAGAATCACTCACTTCGATTTTGCAGTCGTTGACGTTCATGATTGGATTGTCATAATAAGTTGACATTCAGCAATACTACGAGTGTTAACCGAGGATCAGAATCCATGAAGACATTTCCGCAGCCCTTTGCGTTTCAAATTCGCGGAGGGCTTTTCTTGTTCCTGTCGATTTTCTTACTGATTTTCCTGGGTAACGCATCGTTACTTTTCGCAGAGAAGTCTCAACCCAACGTCGTCATCTTACTGGCCGACGATCTCGGCTATCAGGACTTGAGTTGTTACGACGGCCCCGTGAAGACGCCCACACTGGATAAGCTGGCCGCCAGTGGGATGCGGATGACGCAGTTTTATTCGGGATGTGCGGTCTGCTCGCCTTCGCGTGCTACTCTGCTTACGGGGCGGCATCATATCCGCACGGGAGTTTACAGCTGGATCAATGATGCGAGCCAGAATTCGCATCTGCTCGAGCGGGAAAATACGCTGGCAGAGATTCTCAAATTGAACGGCTACACAACTGCCCACATCGGCAAGTGGCATCTTGGATTGCCGACCAATGAGCGTGACAAACCGACTCCCGGAGATCATGGTTTTGACTATTGGTTGGCGACTGCGAACAACGCGTCTCCCAGTCATAAGAATCCTGACAACTTCATCCGCAATGGGGAACCGGTCGGAAAAACAGAGGGCTACTCCTGCCAGTTACTGGTTGAAGAAGCGATCGGCTGGCTGGATTCTCGCTCGAATGACGATCGTCCATTCTTTCTTAATCTGTGGTTTCACGAACCTCATGCACCAATCGCAGCTCCTGACAATCTCGTCAGCGAATATGGCAAGCTCAACGATAAAGCTGCTATCTACTCGGGAACGATCGATAACACTGATCGCGCAATCGCACGACTGCTGACAAAACTCAAGAAACTCGATGCTCCTGAAAATACGCTGATTGTGTATGCATCCGACAACGGCAGTTATCGCGATGATCGAACCGGTGGCTTGAAGGGAAAGAAAGGGCAAAACTGGGAAGGAGGTATTCGTGTACCAGGGATCTTCAGCTGGCCCGGCTCAATTCCTGCAGAGCAAGTTTCGTCTGAGCCAGCTGGGGTTGTCGATATTCTGCCTACCGTTTGTGGACTACTGAAGATCAATCCCCCAGCCAATCGTCATCTCGATGGCTCAAACCTGGCGCCACTTCT from Rubinisphaera italica includes the following:
- a CDS encoding DUF1559 domain-containing protein; this encodes MKHGCQKSVRGFTLIELLVVIAIIAILVALLLPAVQQAREAARRSACKNNLKQLGLALHNYHDTHQMFPINWTVNHNHNENTQEGFSWMAYILPFVEQSALYDTINFDVDLANAANSAAAQVAISTYLCPSDPLNQKGRLTNRANAPSSGTAYGVNNYKTVSGSNWQWGDHTAVSCVSCKRNANIIQGLDSPNGFIGRRTGYYASSPPTLMKDVTDGTSNTLAIGEALPGACSHSWWWNSNAVTGSTGVPLNYYYPPGK
- a CDS encoding DUF1559 domain-containing protein, yielding MHAKQKFRIRDGFTLIELLVVIAIIAILVALLLPAVQQAREAARRSSCKNNLKQIGLALHNYHDVFSTLPMGNSSRNGWGISWMPALLPFVEQSALYDKFDFSLPNVGYSTQCTNLGTDGRTLINTFLCPSSPLPTRVTSTCANSMRASYVGISGAADDAIITPAQAKVIGANHNQCCGPAGFSDTGIKSTGGMLVGPDGGGSTGEGRVTAGGRSRRFAEAVDGTSNVIVVAECSDFAFNSAGSPISIDGSHPHGWMMGTYHDANRRREFNLTTIRYAPNTRTYPLPGVESNHGANNPLMSAHKGGVQVVLLDGHVAFISENIDLVTLKRLALRDDRQPVGEY
- a CDS encoding sulfatase-like hydrolase/transferase, with translation MKTFPQPFAFQIRGGLFLFLSIFLLIFLGNASLLFAEKSQPNVVILLADDLGYQDLSCYDGPVKTPTLDKLAASGMRMTQFYSGCAVCSPSRATLLTGRHHIRTGVYSWINDASQNSHLLERENTLAEILKLNGYTTAHIGKWHLGLPTNERDKPTPGDHGFDYWLATANNASPSHKNPDNFIRNGEPVGKTEGYSCQLLVEEAIGWLDSRSNDDRPFFLNLWFHEPHAPIAAPDNLVSEYGKLNDKAAIYSGTIDNTDRAIARLLTKLKKLDAPENTLIVYASDNGSYRDDRTGGLKGKKGQNWEGGIRVPGIFSWPGSIPAEQVSSEPAGVVDILPTVCGLLKINPPANRHLDGSNLAPLLTGHTDQFERHQPLFWHLQKSRPIVAMRSGQYSLVADPDYKLSTSNMFEEAWIPIIKSGTYTNFRLYDLVKDPQQTQDLAASNPEVLKELKSQLLDINTSIMQDAHDWHLE
- a CDS encoding carboxypeptidase-like regulatory domain-containing protein, translated to MIFLLGCGGASKLDTVPVTGMVTYNGEPIADASVTFYPEKGRAASGMTDQDGIYTLTTYESGDGAVAGKHKVSISKQEAPPGNSTEELENIKAEIPQKYNNAETSGLTADVVAGQDAPIDFNLAE
- a CDS encoding H-X9-DG-CTERM domain-containing protein, with the translated sequence MDLWQYNYNFASEHKGGGQFALVDGSVKFVSENIDTNLYRALGTISGSESTGEF
- a CDS encoding carboxypeptidase-like regulatory domain-containing protein, producing the protein MLQRQSFGYWSMGLVCLIFVGCSGGDSREYGSLSGIVTLNGKPAPAGTMVTMINPENGAATSAQVRADGAYNFPRAQVGKYNVGFVPQGKETVAETDPDKLNEMINAGTYKEPDAETIIPEKFKTPESSGLTVSVNLGDNSHDFNL